In one Salipiger abyssi genomic region, the following are encoded:
- the pstB gene encoding phosphate ABC transporter ATP-binding protein PstB, which yields MYDAPLGKNDVDAKDTKIAAKDVQVYYGDTHAIKDVSVDLLDKTVTAFIGPSGCGKSTFLRCLNRMNDTIDICRVEGLIELDGEDIYDKRVDPVQLRAKVGMVFQKPNPFPKSIYDNVAYGPKIHGLAKNKAELDEIVEKALRRGAIWDEVKDRLDAPGTGLSGGQQQRLCIARAVATEPEVLLMDEPCSALDPIATAQVEELIDELRSQYSVVIVTHSMQQAARVSQKTAFFHLGNLVEYGETSQIFTNPVDPRTESYITGRIG from the coding sequence ATGTATGACGCACCGCTAGGGAAAAACGACGTGGACGCGAAAGACACCAAGATCGCTGCCAAGGACGTTCAGGTCTATTACGGCGACACCCACGCCATCAAGGACGTCTCGGTCGATCTGCTCGACAAGACGGTGACCGCCTTCATCGGTCCCTCGGGCTGCGGCAAGTCGACCTTCCTGCGCTGCCTCAACCGGATGAACGACACGATCGACATCTGCCGGGTCGAGGGGCTGATCGAGCTCGACGGCGAGGATATCTACGACAAGCGCGTCGACCCGGTGCAGCTTCGCGCCAAGGTGGGCATGGTGTTCCAGAAGCCCAACCCGTTCCCCAAGTCGATCTATGACAATGTCGCCTACGGCCCCAAGATCCACGGGCTGGCCAAGAACAAGGCCGAGCTCGACGAGATCGTCGAGAAGGCCCTGCGCCGCGGCGCCATCTGGGACGAGGTCAAGGACCGGCTCGACGCGCCGGGCACCGGGCTCTCGGGCGGACAGCAGCAGCGTCTGTGCATCGCCCGCGCCGTGGCCACCGAGCCCGAGGTGCTGCTGATGGACGAACCCTGCTCGGCGCTCGATCCCATCGCCACCGCTCAGGTAGAGGAGCTGATCGACGAGCTGCGCTCGCAATACTCGGTGGTCATCGTCACCCACTCGATGCAGCAGGCCGCGCGCGTCAGCCAGAAGACCGCCTTCTTCCATCTCGGCAATCTCGTCGAATACGGCGAGACCAGCCAGATCTTCACCAACCCCGTGGACCCGCGCACCGAGTCCTACATCACCGGACGGATCGGATAA
- the rpsB gene encoding 30S ribosomal protein S2, which yields MALPEFTMRQLLEAGVHFGHQTQRWNPRMGEFIYGARNGIHIMDLTQTVPMLDAALNAIRETVAKGGRVLFVGTKRQAAQPIAEAAEKCAQYYMNHRWLGGTLTNWQTVSQSINRLKSIDEQMEAGAEGLTKKERLHMERDQAKLQASLGGIRDMGGVPDMLFVIDVKKEQLAIAEAKKLGIPVVAVVDTNCSPDGIDYIIPGNDDAARAIALYCDLVSRAALDGMTGQMEAAGVDLGALEEAPAEELLAEAKDA from the coding sequence ATGGCTCTTCCCGAGTTCACCATGCGCCAGCTGCTCGAGGCAGGCGTTCACTTCGGCCACCAGACGCAGCGCTGGAACCCCCGTATGGGCGAGTTCATCTACGGTGCGCGCAACGGCATCCACATCATGGACCTGACGCAGACCGTGCCGATGCTGGACGCGGCGCTGAACGCGATCCGCGAGACCGTCGCCAAGGGTGGCCGCGTGCTCTTTGTCGGCACCAAGCGCCAGGCCGCGCAGCCGATCGCCGAAGCCGCCGAAAAATGCGCGCAGTATTACATGAACCACCGCTGGCTGGGCGGCACGCTGACCAACTGGCAGACCGTGTCCCAGTCGATCAACCGTCTGAAATCCATCGACGAGCAGATGGAAGCCGGCGCCGAGGGCCTCACCAAGAAAGAGCGCCTGCACATGGAACGCGACCAGGCGAAGCTTCAGGCCTCGCTGGGCGGCATCCGTGACATGGGCGGCGTGCCGGACATGCTCTTTGTCATCGACGTCAAGAAAGAGCAGCTCGCCATCGCCGAAGCCAAGAAGCTGGGCATCCCGGTCGTGGCCGTGGTCGACACCAACTGCTCGCCCGACGGCATCGACTACATCATCCCCGGCAATGACGACGCCGCCCGCGCCATCGCGCTTTACTGCGATCTGGTGAGCCGCGCCGCTCTGGACGGCATGACCGGCCAGATGGAAGCCGCCGGCGTCGATCTTGGCGCGCTGGAAGAGGCTCCCGCCGAGGAACTGCTGGCCGAAGCCAAGGACGCCTGA
- the phoU gene encoding phosphate signaling complex protein PhoU: MSDELKQHIASAFDRDLEGIQAQILKMGGLVEVAIHDAAKSLETRDEELAGQVVTGDEAIDAMDEALNEEAARVIALRAPTATDLRVVLSVMRMSANLERIGDLSKNLAKRTTVLAQMTQINGSTTALRRMARDVELMLKDALDAYIKRDEALALDVLDRDRDVDQMYNTLFREFLTFMLEDPRNITSCMHLHFIAKNIERMGDHVTSIAEQVVFLATGSTPDEARVKEDRTSSDPSLSTDIELE; the protein is encoded by the coding sequence ATGAGCGACGAACTGAAACAGCATATCGCTTCCGCGTTCGACCGCGATCTGGAAGGCATCCAGGCGCAGATTCTCAAGATGGGCGGGCTGGTCGAGGTGGCCATCCACGACGCCGCCAAATCGCTGGAAACCCGCGACGAGGAGCTGGCCGGTCAGGTCGTCACCGGCGACGAGGCCATCGACGCCATGGACGAGGCGCTGAACGAAGAGGCGGCACGGGTGATCGCGCTGCGCGCGCCCACCGCCACCGACCTGCGCGTGGTGCTCTCGGTGATGCGGATGTCGGCCAATCTGGAACGCATCGGCGATCTGTCGAAAAACCTCGCCAAGCGCACCACGGTGCTGGCGCAGATGACGCAGATCAACGGCTCGACCACGGCGCTGCGCCGCATGGCCCGCGACGTGGAGCTGATGCTCAAGGATGCGCTCGATGCCTATATCAAACGCGACGAGGCGCTGGCGCTCGACGTGCTCGACCGCGACCGCGATGTCGACCAGATGTACAACACGCTGTTCCGCGAGTTCCTGACCTTCATGCTGGAGGATCCGCGCAACATCACCTCCTGCATGCATCTGCATTTCATCGCCAAGAATATCGAGCGCATGGGCGACCATGTGACCTCGATCGCCGAGCAGGTGGTGTTCCTGGCGACCGGCTCGACGCCGGACGAGGCGCGCGTCAAGGAGGACCGCACGTCCTCCGACCCTTCGCTGAGCACGGATATCGAACTGGAGTAA
- a CDS encoding helix-hairpin-helix domain-containing protein, whose protein sequence is MTDLTSIRGVGPVLAMKMREMGIESPADLASAAPESLTSLPRVQLLRARMLISAAEEILRGMEEASEADAPAEETVPDEVAQTSAPEAAAVTEMAPTRKKDKPKGKKAKKKKAKSDKPKKKGKDKKATARAAKKAAKAEKKSVKGKKSKGGKKKKKSGK, encoded by the coding sequence TTGACCGATCTGACCTCCATCCGGGGGGTGGGCCCCGTTCTGGCGATGAAGATGCGCGAGATGGGCATCGAGAGCCCCGCCGATCTGGCGAGCGCCGCGCCGGAGAGCCTGACCTCCCTGCCCCGCGTGCAGCTGCTGCGCGCGCGCATGCTGATCTCGGCGGCGGAAGAGATCCTGCGCGGGATGGAAGAGGCGTCGGAAGCCGATGCGCCGGCGGAGGAGACGGTGCCGGACGAGGTCGCGCAGACCTCCGCGCCTGAGGCCGCAGCGGTGACGGAGATGGCGCCGACGCGGAAGAAGGACAAGCCCAAGGGCAAGAAGGCCAAGAAGAAAAAGGCCAAGAGCGACAAGCCGAAGAAGAAGGGCAAGGACAAGAAGGCCACCGCCAGAGCCGCGAAGAAGGCGGCAAAGGCGGAGAAAAAATCCGTGAAGGGCAAGAAGTCCAAGGGCGGGAAAAAGAAGAAAAAATCCGGGAAATGA
- the tsf gene encoding translation elongation factor Ts yields the protein MAITAAQVKELREMTGAGMMDAKKALTETDGDMDAAVDWLRTKGLAKAAKKSGRTAAEGLVAVEVNGGTGVAVEVNAETDFVAKNAEFQEMVGGIAKTATGVDSVEALAEADLGGKKVSEVLTDKIAKIGENMTLRRMAKVEGDVVASYVHNAAAPGMGQIGVLVALKGGDEAFGKQVAMHIAAANPASLSEADLDPEVVEKERQVQIDIAKESGKPDAVIEKMIVGRMKKFLAEVTLLGQQFVINPDLTVEKAAEEAGATIVGFVRMQVGEGIEKKEEDFAAEVAKAAQG from the coding sequence ATGGCGATCACTGCTGCACAGGTGAAAGAACTGCGCGAGATGACCGGCGCGGGCATGATGGATGCCAAGAAGGCGCTGACCGAGACCGACGGCGACATGGACGCCGCCGTTGACTGGCTGCGCACCAAGGGCCTGGCCAAGGCCGCCAAGAAATCCGGCCGTACCGCCGCCGAGGGCCTCGTGGCCGTCGAGGTGAACGGCGGCACCGGCGTTGCCGTCGAGGTGAACGCCGAGACCGACTTCGTCGCCAAGAACGCCGAGTTCCAGGAAATGGTCGGCGGCATCGCCAAGACCGCGACCGGTGTCGACAGCGTCGAGGCACTGGCCGAGGCCGATCTGGGCGGCAAGAAGGTTTCCGAAGTCCTGACCGACAAGATCGCCAAGATCGGCGAGAACATGACCCTGCGCCGCATGGCCAAGGTCGAGGGCGACGTCGTGGCGAGCTATGTCCACAACGCTGCCGCGCCGGGCATGGGCCAGATCGGCGTTCTGGTCGCGCTGAAAGGCGGCGACGAGGCGTTCGGCAAGCAGGTCGCGATGCACATCGCCGCCGCCAACCCGGCCTCGCTGTCCGAAGCCGATCTCGACCCGGAAGTGGTCGAGAAAGAGCGTCAGGTGCAGATCGACATCGCCAAGGAATCCGGCAAGCCGGACGCCGTGATCGAAAAGATGATCGTCGGCCGCATGAAGAAATTCCTCGCCGAGGTGACGCTGCTGGGTCAGCAATTCGTCATCAACCCCGACCTGACCGTCGAGAAGGCCGCCGAAGAAGCCGGCGCGACCATCGTGGGCTTTGTCCGCATGCAGGTCGGCGAAGGCATCGAGAAGAAAGAAGAGGATTTCGCCGCCGAGGTGGCCAAGGCCGCTCAGGGCTGA
- the phoB gene encoding phosphate regulon transcriptional regulator PhoB produces MPADQPTVLVVEDEAAQREVLRYNLEAEGFRVAAAGNGEEALMMMDEEAPDVVVLDWMLPNLSGIEVCRQIKTRPGTRGVPVIMLSARSEEVDRVRGLETGADDYVVKPYSLRELMARVRAQLRRARPAAAGLRLEYEDIILDAETHRVTRDGQELKLGPTEFRLLSTFMEKPGRVWSREQLLDRVWGRDIYVDTRTVDVHIGRLRKALGVHGGGDPLRTVRGAGYALG; encoded by the coding sequence ATGCCGGCGGATCAGCCCACCGTTCTGGTCGTCGAGGACGAAGCCGCGCAGCGCGAAGTGCTGCGCTACAATCTGGAAGCCGAGGGCTTTCGCGTCGCTGCCGCAGGCAATGGCGAGGAAGCCCTCATGATGATGGACGAGGAGGCGCCCGATGTCGTCGTCCTCGACTGGATGCTGCCCAATCTCTCGGGCATCGAGGTCTGCCGCCAGATCAAGACGCGGCCCGGCACCCGCGGCGTGCCGGTCATCATGCTCTCGGCCCGGTCCGAGGAGGTGGACCGGGTGCGCGGGCTGGAGACCGGCGCCGACGATTATGTCGTGAAACCCTATTCCCTGCGCGAGCTGATGGCGCGGGTCCGCGCGCAGCTGCGCCGGGCGCGTCCGGCGGCGGCGGGGCTGCGGCTGGAATACGAGGATATCATCCTCGATGCCGAGACCCACCGCGTGACCCGCGACGGGCAGGAGCTGAAGCTCGGCCCGACCGAGTTCCGGCTGCTTTCCACCTTTATGGAAAAGCCCGGCCGGGTCTGGTCGCGCGAGCAGCTGCTCGACCGGGTCTGGGGCCGCGACATCTATGTCGACACCCGCACGGTCGACGTGCATATCGGGCGGCTGCGCAAGGCGCTCGGCGTACATGGCGGCGGCGACCCGCTGCGCACCGTGCGCGGGGCAGGGTACGCGCTGGGGTGA